The following nucleotide sequence is from Ensifer adhaerens.
CTGGTACGAGCTTCTCGTTCGCAAGGATGGGCTGATCATCGCCGGCCCGTCGCGGTTCCCGGAGCGCTTCTACAATTCCGTCATCATCGGGTTCGGCTCGACGGTGCTGTGCATCGTGCTCGGAACGGCCGCGGCCTATGCCTTCTCGCGCTTCAAGGTGCCGCTCAAGGACGACCTGCTGTTCTTCATCCTTTCCACGCGCATGATGCCGCCGATCGCGGTCGCCATTCCGATCTTCCTGATGTTCCGCTCGCTCGGGCTGAACGACACCCATGCCGGCATGATCCTGCTCTATACGGCAGTCAACCTGTCGCTCTCGGTCTGGCTGCTCAAGGGCTTCATCGACGAGATCCCGATCGAGTATGAAGAGGCAGCGCTGATCGACGGCTACACTCGCTTCCAGGCTTTCTACAAGGTCGTGCTGCCCCAGGCGGCGACCGGCATCGCGTCGACGGCTATCTTCTGCCTGATCTTCGCCTGGAACGAATACGCCTTCGCCGTGCTGCTCACGTCGGGCACCGCGCAGACCGCACCGCCCTTCATCCCGACGATCATCGGGGTCGGTGGGCAGGACTGGCCGGCGGTGGCGGCCGGTGCGACCCTCTTCCTCGTCCCCGTGATGGTGTTCACGATCCTGCTTCGCAAACACCTGCTGCGCGGCATCACCTTCGGAGCGGTAAGAAAATGACAGCTTTCCTCAACCAGTTGCTCCGCCTTCGCCGTGGCGCATGGGAAATGGTGGCATCGGTGCTCATCGCGCTCGGCGTGGTCATGCTCATGCAGCCAGTCTCGCTCACGCTCTACTCCTTCTCCTTCCTCGTGACGCTGCTTGGAACAGTCATGTTCATCATCGTCAGCCATTTTCCGGAGTGACCCATGGCACAGATCAGAATTGAAAATGTGCGCAAGGAGTTCGGAGCGTTCACGGCTGTCCAGTCTTCGAGCTTCACGGTGGAAGACGGCGAGTTCTTCATGCTGCTCGGCCCATCGGGATGCGGCAAGACGACGACGCTTCGGATGATGGCGGGACTGGAGCTGCCGACGAGCGGCCAGATCTATATCGGCGGCGAAGAGGTCGGCATGAAGCGGGCGAGGGAGCGCGATATCGCCTTCGTCTTCCAGATGTTCGCCCTCTATCCCCACATGAACGTACGCAAGAACATCTCCTATCCGCTCGTCAGCCAGGGGATGAAAAAGGCGGATGTCGCCGCGCGTGTCGCCGAGGTGGCAAGGATCCTCAGAATTGAAGGCATTCTCGACAAGCCGGTTGGCGGGCTCTCGGGCGGTGACCGCCAGCGTGTTGCGCTCGGCCGGGCGATTGTCCGCAACCCGAAGGCCTTCTTCATGGACGAGCCGCTCGGCGCGCTCGACGCGGAGTTCCGCGAACACATGGCGGGGGAACTGCGGGCGCTGCACGATCGCATGGGCGCGACCACCGTCTATGTGACCCATGACCAGCTGGAAGCGATGCAGATGGGCGACAAGATCGTCGTCATGAACCACGGCGTCATCGAGCAATTCGGCCGGCCGCAGCAGATCTACGACTGGCCGGCGACCAAGTTCGTCGCCAAGTTCATCGGCTCCCCGTCCATGAACTTTCTGGAGTTCGAGGGCATGATCGGTGTCGGCGGCGACAGCATCGATCTCGGTGGGAAAAAGGTGGCGGTGCCGGCGTCGCGTGAGGGCAGGGCCGGCACGCTGTCGCTCGGTGTGCGTCCCGAGCATGTCCGTTTCGTCGACGACTCCAGCTACAGAGGCCGCGTGATCGCCGTCGAGTATCTCGGCACGACACAGATCGTCACGATCGAAACGCCCAACGGCGAGATCAAGGCGCGCACGCCCTCCAGTCAGGCAGCCCGTACCGACGAGCTTCTCGGTCTCGATTTCAACGCGCGGACCTTGACGCTCTTCAATGCGGAGACGGGTCGTGCTCTTGTTTCCGAAGCCAACGAGGGAGTGCTGCGCCGTGGCTGAAGTCATCCTAAGAAACGTGACGAAGACATTCGGCACCCACACAGCGCTGGACGATGTCTCGATGACGATCCCGGACGGGTCGTTCGTGGTTCTCCTGGGACCGACAGGCGCCGGAAAGACGACGACGTTGCGTATGGTCTCGGGGCTCGACACGCCTAATAGCGGCGAGATCTTTATCGGCGGGATGTCCGTGCAAGGACTGACGCCGGCGCAGCGCAACGTGGCGATGGTATTCCAGCAATATTCGCTCTATCCGCATCTGTCCGTCCGGCAGAACCTGGAATTTCCGCTGAAATCCCCGCTCTTGAAAACGCCGCAGAAGACGATCGACGAAAAGGTGAACGCCATCGCCGAGGTCTTGCAGATTTCGCACAAGCTCGACAACAAGGCGACCGCCTTGTCCGGTGGCGAAATGCAGCGCGTGTCGATCGGGCGTGCGCTTGTCAGAAACCCGCAGATATACCTGATGGACGAGCCCTTGAGTTCGCTCGACGCGAAGCTTCGAGCCGATCTGCGCGTCGAACTGAAGAACATTCAGGCAAAGTCCGGGGCGACGCTTCTTTACGTCACCCACGACCAGATCGAAGCGATGACCATGGCAACGCATATCGGTGTGCTCGAAGAGGGCAGGCTTGTTCAGTTCGGATCACCAAGAGAGGTCTACGAAGCGCCGGTTAGCGTTTACGCCGCGACCCGCCTCGGCCAGCCGCGCATCAACGTCCTGCCTGCCAAGCTTTTTGCGGGCGCGCCGGACAAGGCGCAGTCGATCGGCCTTCGCCCCGAAAATATCGTCCAGGGCGCCGGAGAAGATGCACTTGTGACCCGTGTCGAACATCTGGGCGACCAGACGCGCCTGCATCTCACGTTCAAGCAGCACAACCTCGTGACGGTCACGGACCCCCATACCGGGTTCCGCGGCGGCGAGACCATCAAGATCCAGCCAGACAAGCCGCTCTTCTTCGACGCGGCCGGAATGCGCATCGCTTAGGAGGCGAACATGAATCAGTTTATCAACCGCAAGGAAAATGCGGTTACGGAAGCGATCGACGGGGTTCTTGCCGCATCCGGCGGCGCGCTCAGCCGCCTCGACGGATATCCGCACATTCGCGTCGTCCTGCGCTCCGACTGGGACAAGGGCAAGGTCGCGCTCGTCTCCGGTGGCGGCTCGGGACACGAGCCCGCGCATATCGGCTTCGTCGGCAAGGGCATGCTGACGGCCGCCGTCTGCGGCGACGTCTTCGCATCGCCGAGCGTGGACGCGATCCTCGCCGGTATCCTGGCGGTGACGGGACCTGCCGGCTGCCTGCTGATCGTCAAGAACTACACCGGTGACCGGCTGAACTTCGGCCTCGCGGCCGAACGCGCCCGCGCCTACGGCCTCAATGTGAGCATGGTCATCGTCGATGACGACATCGCGCTGCCGGACCTTCCGCAGGCGCGCGGTGTCGCCGGTACCCTTTTCGTCCACAAGATCGCCGGAGCGCTCGCAGAAAGCGGGGCGGACCTCGATACGATCGCCAATGCGGCGCGCAAGGTCATATCGGGCACGAGCACCATCGGCATGTCGCTCGATACCTGCACCGTTCCGGGCTCGCCGAAGGAACATCGCATCCCCGAGGGCCATGCGGAACTCGGCCTCGGCATCCATGGAGAAGCTGGCGTCGAACAGATTGTGCATTCCGATGCGAGAAGCGCCGTTGCCGCCATGGTCGAGCGTCTGCAGGCGGCGATGGAGGACAAGCCGCACGTAGTGCTCGTCAACAATCTCGGCGGAACGTCTATCCTGGAAATGTCTATTCTCATGCACGAACTCGCCCAGTCGGCGATCGCCGATCGGATCGTGCATCTGGTCGGACCTGCGCCGATGATGACGTCGCTGGACATGCGCGGCTTTTCCGTCTCCGTCTACCCGGCCGACAAGGCCGAGCTGGAGCTGTTGTCCCGGCCCGTGGCGCTTCCGGCCTGGCCAGGCGTGACCGCCGTCAGGCCGGTGAATGTACTCGCCCTGCCTGATGGCCTGACGCCGATTTCGCCTCTGCCTTCACGGCACGATGCGACGCGGCAGTTCCTGCTTGCCTGCTGCAACCTGCTGATCGATGCGGAAAAGGACCTGAATGCACTCGATGCCAAGTCCGGAGACGGAGACACCGGCTCGACGCTCGCCGGCGCCGCACGGGCACTCATTCAGGCCCTCGATCGCCTGCCGCTATCCGACCACACGCAGCTTTTCCGCGCCATCGGGCAGGAGTTGAGCCAGACGATGGGCGGCTCTTCGGGCGTGCTTCTGGCGATCTTCTTTGCCGCCGCCGGGGATGGCGCCTCGAGCGGGCTTTCGATCCGCGAAGCGCTGAAAGCCGGGTTGGCGCGCATGCAGGAAATCGGCGGGGCGCAGATCGGCGACCGCACCATGGTCGACGCGCTTTCTCCGGCACTGGACGCGCTCGACGCGAGCATCGGCGCGGCCTCCAAGGCGGCGCGCGACGGCGCCAATCTGACCGCGACACTGGTGCGGGCAAGGGCAGGGCGTGCCGCTTACATCAATGCCAAGCAACTCGAAGGGCACATCGATCCCGGCGCCGAAGCGGTCGCTCGCCTGTTCGAGCACCTGGCACGGCATCCGGATATGCTCGGGCGCCAGCCGGAGGGGGCCGCAGCCGTCGCCGGCTGACGGTGACCGAAACATTGCCCTGACAACAAAACGCCCCGGAAAGCCGGGGCGTTTTGTGACGGGAGGTGTCGGAGGGAGCGTGCGCTCAGAGCGCGCGGCTCTCGTATCCGGCCGCCTTCAGGGCGTCTGCGATCGGCCCTGCCGCTGCGGCGGTCTCGACGCTGACTTCCCGATTGCCGAGATCGACCTTGATCGTTGCCTGCGGGTCGACGCTCAGGATCGCCTTCTGGACGACGCCGGCGCAGTGGCCACAGGTCATGTTGTCGATCTTGTAGTTCTGCATGCTTGTCTCCTTGGTTCGGTTGTGAGACAAACATGGCGTCTCCCACCGTTGGAAGGTCAATAGGCCTTCAAGATATTTGTTCGCGGCATTTCCAGTCGCGCGAACGGTGGAAAATACCCCCGTAAGTGTAGTCCAGCGGCCTCTCAAATTCTCCGAAAAATTTGAAAGTCTTTCATCATCGATCCCGGGAATGGACGGCTAGCGGTCTGCGTCCGGAAGTCGCACAATCCAAAGGCTGTGCAAGAGGCATTCGCGTCGTCCGAAAGAGGGCGGACGATCGCCAGCCGGCACGAAGCCTAAAGCGAAGCGATCGTTCCGGGAACATCCGGGCGTTCGAAATGCACTGGTCGGGAACTGGAGGAGACGGTTTCCCGCTCACTGTCGTTCGGCTGCGTCGTGGTGACGCCGCCAAGGGAGGAAAGATGTTTGAACGACTATTCAAGCTGAAAGAGCATCAGACGACGGCGCGCACCGAGGTGATCGCCGGTATCACGACATTCCTGACGATGTCCTACATCATCTTCGTCAACCCCGACATCCTGTCGAGCACGGGCATGGATAGGGATGCCGTCTTCGTCGCAACCTGTATTGCCGCGGCACTCGGCTCTGCGGTCATGGCGCTCGTCGCCAACTGGCCAATCGGCATGGCGCCGGGCATGGGCCTCAACGCCTTCTTCGCCTTCACCGTCGTTGCGGCGCTTGGCTTCACCTGGCAGCAGGCGCTGGGTGCTGTCTTCATCTCGGGCGTGATCTTCCTGATCCTGACCGTGACGGGGGTCCGAAGCTGGCTGATCGCCGGCATTCCGCATTCGCTTCGAAGCGCGATCGCCACCGGTATCGGCCTCTTCCTTGGCATCATCGCCCTGAAGAACGCCGGCATCGTCGTCGACAACCCGGCAACGCTCGTCGGTCTCGGCGACCTCAAGCAGACTGGCCCGCTGCTCGCGATCCTCGGCTTCTTCGTGATTGCCGTTCTGGACTCGCTAAAAGTTCGCGGCTCGATCCTGATCGGCATCCTGGTCGTCACCGTCCTGTCGATGATCCTCGGCGTCAGCGAGTTCAAGGGCATCGTCTCGGCACCGCCGAGCATCGCGCCGACCTTCCTGCAACTCGACATCATGGGCGCCCTGCACGGCGGCCTGCTGCATGTCATCCTCGTCTTCGTGCTCGTCGAAGTCTTCGACGCCACCGGCACGCTGATCGGTGTCGCCAAGCGCGCCAAACTGGTGGAAGAAGGCAAGCCGAACCGTCTGGGCCGCGCGCTTCTCGCCGACAGCACCGCGATCGTCGCCGGCTCGCTGATCGGTACCAGCAGCACGACCGCCTATGTCGAAAGCGCCTCGGGCGTCCAGGCCGGCGGCCGCACGGGCCTGACCGCGCTCACCGTCTGCGTGCTCTTCCTGGCCGCGCTGTTCTTCTCGCCGCTGGCAGCTGCCGTTCCGTCCTATGCGACGGCCCCGGCTCTGCTCTACGTTGCCGGCCTGATGATGCGCGAACTGACGGAAGTCGAGTGGGACGACCTGACGGAAGCGGCTCCGGCAGCGCTTACAGCACTCGCCATGCCCTTCACTTACTCGATCGCCAACGGCCTCGCCTTCGGCTTCGTCAGCTATGTCGTCTTGAAGGTCTTCACCGGTAAGTGGAGCGTCATCCACCCGGCAACCCAGCTCGTGGCAGCGCTCTTCATCGTGCGCTTCGCGTTCTTCGCCGAATAACGAAAATCGGCCGGGGCATGCCGCCTCGGCCGATCAGAACTTCCCCGTAAGTGCTGGCCGGAGCAACGAAATGTTGCTTCGGCCTTTTTGCCTCGATCTGGCTTAAAGAGCGCAAATCCGAACGGAAAGCCGCTTCACACTTTTCCTGGATTTGCTCAGTATTGCCCGGCGGGCAGATGCACCACAAGGCCGTCGAGTTCAGCCGACACCGTGATTTGACAACTCAGGCGGCTGCGCTCGTTCGGATTGACGACGCACTCGATCATGTCCTGTTCCTGGAACTCGGGCGCCGGCAGGCGGTCGCTCCATTCGCCGTCGATGTAACAGTGACAGGTGCCGCAGGCGCAGGAGCCGCCGCATTCGGCGGCAATGGCGTCGATGCCGTTCTGCACGGCGGCTGACATCAGCGATTGGCCGATCTCCGCATGAATTTCTTTCGTCGTGCCGTCCGCGTCGATGAAGACGATCTTGGGCATGGGTATTCTCCGATTGCGTATGTTGGTGTCGAGGATATGGGATCAGGCCGGCCGGATGGCGATCTTCAGCCGCTTGGGTCCACGGACAGAAAGACCGCGCTTGTATTCCGGCTCCCGGTCGACGGGTTCGATGGTTGGGAAACGGCGAAGCAGGGTGCTGAAGATGATATCCATGTCGAGGCGCGCGAGGTGGTTGCCGAGACAGAAATGCACGCCGCCGCCAAAGGCGAGATGACGGTTGGGCGTCCGGCCGATGTCGAACGTGTCGGCATTCTCGAACTGCTTGGGGTCGCGGTTGGCGGCGCCATAGAGCAGGCCGAACTTGGTGCCGCGCTCGAAGCGACGGCCGAAGATCTCGATGTCCTCGACGCAATGGCGGTGGAAGAACGGAAGCGGCGACTCGTAGCGGAACATCTCCTGCACGCCGGTCTGGATCAGGCCGGGTTCGCTCCGCAGCCGCGCCATCTGCTCGGGGAACCGCAAGAGTGCGTGCATGCCGCTGCCAAGCACATCGATCGTGGAACCGTGGCCGGCCATCAGGATCAGCATGCAGGTGGAGATGAATTCGTCGAAGTTCATGGCGCCGGAGCGCTCCGCCTCGATCAGCACCGAGATGAGGTCATCCTTCGGCGCCCGCTCACGTTCGGCCTTCAACGCTGTCAGGTATTCGTAGAACTCGGTCGTATTGCGCTCGGCGAGCTCCTTGCGCCCGTCGGATCGGTCGACGTCGAAGAACTGCACGATGTTTTCCGACCAGATCCGCAGCTGCGGACAGTCCTCGTCCGGCACGCCGAGCAGGCGGCCGATGATATGGCCGGGAACATGGGCGGCCAGATCATCGACAAAGTCGATCTCGCCGCGATCGGCGAGGCTATCGATCAGCCGGTCGACATAGGCCTGGATCTGGTCGCGGAGCTTCGCAATCATAGCCGGTGTGAATAGTTTGAAAACCTGCTTGCGCAAGCGGTCATGCACGGCACCATCGCTGTCGAGCAGGCTGAACTGCACGAAACGCTCGTGGTGTGGCATGTCGTGCCAATTGGCGGCGCGCTGCAGTTTTGAGAGCTCTTCCTTGGTCGCGAGGTCTTCGAGCGAGCGCACCATGCGCTTGTCCATGACGATCGCCGAGACGTCCTCGAAGCGCGAGGCAAGCCAGATGTCGAAATCCGCAAAGTAGTGCAGCCCCTCTTTTTCGCGCAGCGCGCGATAGGTCGGATAGGGATCGCGAGCAAAATCCGGGGACAGCGGCGCGAAGGTGAAATTCGCGGCATCGCCATTCGGCGCGGCTTCGGTCATGGGCAATTCTCCGTGCATAAAGCTGCATGATAACGTCACTGCCGTAGCTCTGTGAATGGCGCCCTGTCGCAAGATGATGGACAAAACTCGCGTCGGATGCCAGAAAATGGCATGCTGACCGAAAGCGAAGAGATCCATTTCCACACCCCGGCAAAATTCGCAGGTGCGTTTCCCTATCTGGCGCTGGTGGCCGGAAGCCGGACGGCGCGCCCTGACGAGGCGCCGATCCGCAAACGGTTCCACCAGCACGTCTTCGTCTACACAACAGGCGGACGCGGGTTGATCGAGGTGCACGGTCAACGTTTCCCGACCGAAACCGGCAGTGTTGCCTGGCTCGATACCTCTCAGGCCTATGCGCATAGCTGCGCTGCCGACAGCGAAAGCTGGCGTTATCTCTGGATGGGGATCGAGGGACACGGGCTTGATGCGCTCTACCAGTTTCTCGGCGTGCAGCAGTCGCCATTGTTCGTGCCGAGAGACCCGCGGAGGGCACAGGCGGCGTTCGAAAGTGTGAGCGGATTTCTTGCCGAACGCTCGCCGGCGACGGACGCCCTGTCGAGCGCCGCGATCGCGGGGCTGATGGCGGACATGATCGCGCCACGGCTGATCGGAGCCGAACCGGCCGAGGACAGGTCCGGTGAAGACCGTTTGATTCAGGTGCTGTCGGTGATGCGCGGCGATCTCGCCAGGCCCTGGACGATCGACGATCTTGCGGCGCTTGCGCGGCTGAGCCCGTCGCAACTCTTTCGTCGCTTTCGCGATATGGTGGGAACGACGCCGATGGACTGGCTGCGCCACGAGCGGATCAACCAGGCGAAACGCCTGCTGGTTGGACCCGATGCCAAGGTCTCGGCGGTGGCCGCCGTCTGCGGCTATCCGGATCCCTATCATTTCTCGCGCGATTTCCGCCGCGTGACCGGATACACGCCGACAAAATTCCGGCGGGATGGCGGCTATTGAGGTCGCAGTCTTCGTCCGATTTCGGCGGCCAGCGAGGCCCTGGCGCACCGATAACCCGACCGGACGACCGGGTCATGCATTCATTCACACGATCAGGAACGGCTCCTTGAAGAAATGTTCCTCCAGATTGACGCCTTCGCCGCCGCGATCGACCACCGCGAAATCCGAGACGTCATCGAGCGGCGTCAGGATGCCGTGCCAGACATTGCGGGCGATGTTGACGCCCTGGCCCGGGGTGGTCTTGAAGGCGATCGGTTCACTCGGGCCTTCGTCGGTTTCCCGGGAGACGACGATCAGAAACGGATTGTCGCTCAAGGGGATGAAGGCCTGGCTGCCGAGCGGATGACGCTCGACCATGGTGAGTTTCAGCGGCAGAGGATAGGGTACGCCGCGCACCAGGCTGATCATGGGCCGGGCCTTTTCGCCTGTTGTATCGATCTTGGCGAGGTCGTGGTAGCGGGTTGCATTGCCCCCGTTGATGGGGAAGTTGTTGGCATTCTCCGTTTCGATCACGTCGCCGAAAGGCGCAAAGGCCTCCCGGGTCAACGGCTGTATGACGATCTCCTTCATGTGACGCTCCTCCGTCCAATGTTGATGGGTTGCCTGGAAGTTTGATCGCTTCGCCTCCTCGGCGAAACGATCTAGATGCCGGCTTTCGCAATACGCCCGAAGACACGCAGCCGGCTGACGCCGCCGTCGGGGAAGATGTTGAAGCGCACGTGGGTTACCGGACCCGCGATCGCGAGTGCGCTTGCTTCATAGGTGTGGATGCTGTCGGCGGCGAGTTTCTGCGGCGGCAGGACCTCGCGCCAGAACATCGACGATGCCGTAACGGATGCGGCCACTTCGCAAGCGTTCGCTCCAAGGTCTGCCGCCTGCAGCGAACAGGCGTCCGGGTAGTTGCCCTTGAAGTGGGCGGTATCGACCACGATCCGGTCGATCTCGCCGCGCGCGGCGAGTTTCACCACGATCCAGTCGTTGCCGGGCTCGCGCCGCCGGCGGGTCTCCCAACCGTCGCCCATGTTGATGCCGCGTCCGGGCGCAAGCAGCCGCTGGTGGCCGTAGTGTCCGTTGGAATAGGCGATGATGCGCCCGCCGAGCAATGATGAGGCCAGATCGACCACCGCGTCGCCGATCGCTGCCCGGTCTAGCGCAGGCGCGCCGTAAACCCGAAGGCGGGCGACGCCGCCGTCGGGATAGATGCGCAAGCGCACATGGCTCCAGACAGAATCCGACCGCGCTTCGAAGTGATGCAGCGCGCTCGGGCCAAGCGGCCGAGGGCAGACCAGCTCCGTCCAGACCGTCCGATCGTCCGGGCCATCCGGTGCCAGGCAGGCGTCGATGGCGCAAGCGCTCGGGTAGTTGCCGGTGAAATGAGCGGTATCAACCTCGAAGCCCCGGATGAGGCCGTTCGTCGCGAGTGCCACGATGGCGTGGTCGTTGCCGGGGCCGCGGCGTCGCCGCGTCTCCCAGCCGTCCATCCACTTGCCGTTCTCGTCATAGACACCGGGATGATAGACCGGCGGCGCGTCCTGCAGCATGCGTTCGAGCGGCGCGAAGAACTCGTCGGTTGCAAAGACCGGCCGCGCGCCGAGACCGGCGGAGGCAAGGTTGATCGCGTTCAGCGCGAATTCGGGCGGGTTCACGCCGTCGATCGTCATCGCGAGACCCTCAGCTCGGCAGCATGTCCTTGAGGCGCAGATAGGCGATCCGCTCCACCTGCCGGCACGCGGTCTCGAACTCCGTATCGCGATCGTTGCCGATCCGGCTTTCGAAGGCGGCGAGGATCTCGTCCTTGCTGCGCCCCTTGACCGCCATGATGAACGGGAACTTGAACTTCTCGACATAGGCGGCGTTGAGCGTGGTGAAGCGTTCACGCTCGGCATCGGTCAGCGCATCGAGGCCGGCACCGGCCTGCTCGTTGGTCGAGCTTTCGGTCAGGCGCTTGGCCTGTGCCAGCTTGCCGGCGAGATCGGGGTGGGCGATCAGCACGGCAAGCCGCTCCTCGGCCGAAGCTTCGCGGAAGACTGCGGAAAGGGCGGCGGCAAGGCCGATCGCGGTGTCGTTGGCCGGCGAAAGTTCGCGCTGGAAGGCGCGCTTCGCGATCCACTTCGAATGTTCGAAGACGCCGCCGAACCTGGCGACGAACGCCTCTTCGCCAAGCCGCGACGGACGATCGTCCCAGGCCTTGTACGGGTAGTTTTCGGCCCAATGGCGGGCGATATCGACGCGTTTTGCGAGCCACACCTTCTCGTGGCCCTGCACATAATCGAGGAAGCGGGCGAGTGCCGCGGCGCGGCCGGGCCGGCCGACGAGGCGGCAGTGCAGCCCGATGCTCAGCATCTTCGGCGCACCGGCCGTACCTTCGGCGTAGAGCACGTCGAAGCTGTCCTTGAGGTAGGTGAAGAACTGGTCGCCGCTGTTGAAACCCTGCGGCGTGGCAAAACGCATGTCGTTGCTGTCGAGCGTGTAGGGGATGACCAGCTGATGGCGCCCCGCATGCTCATGCCAATAGGGCAGGTCGTCGGCATAGGCGTCCGATACGTAGTCGAAGCCGCCGGCTTCGGTCACCAGGTCGAGCGTGTTGTCGGAACAGCGCCCCGTGTACCAGCCGCGCGGGCGCTCTCCGGTGACGATGGTGTGCAGCCGGATCGCTTCGGCGATCTCCTGGCGCTCGCGCTCCGGCGAAAAGTCCTTGTGTTCGATCCATTTCAGGCCGTGCGAGGCGATTTCCCAGCCGGCGTCCTGCATGGCGGCGACCTGTTCCGGCGAGCGCTTCAGCGCGGTTGCGACGCCATAGACGGTCGCCGGCACGCCGCGCTCGGTGAACATGCGATGCAGCCGCCAGAAGCCGGCGCGTGCGCCATATTCGTAGATCGATTCCATGTTCCAGTGGCGCTGGCCCTGCCAGGCCTGCGCACCGACGATTTCCGACAGGAATGCCTCGGACGCTGCGTCGCCATGCAGCACGCAGTTCTCGCCGCCTTCCTCGTAATTGATGACGAATTGCACGGCGATCCGCGCGCCGTCGGGCCATGTGATCTTGAAGTTCGGGCCGTGGCCGTGAAGATCGCGGGGGTATCTCATCTAAGCAGCTCCTCCAGACATTTTCGTCTCTGCATCCAATTTCTAGCGGCATTTGTTTCGAGCCATTCCCCCCAAAAAATTTGAAAGTCTCGAATGATCCGGTCGCTACCAAGCGGGTGGGAATGCCGGAATACTGCGAGGTGGAAAGCTGACTTCGGGAGGAGCGAAAACTATGCAATCTCAGGGTGGAAACGCCGGCCGTTTGACGACGCACGTGCTGGATACGGCCAGCGGCAAACCGGCCGAAGGGCTGCGCATCGAGCTCTACCGGGTCGATGGCGATCGCCAGACGCATATCAAGTCCGTCAAGACCAATGACGACGGCCGCTGTGACGAGCCGCTTTTGAGCGGCGAGCGCATGCAGACCGGCACCTACGAGCTGCAGTTCCATGCGGGCGATTATCTCGGCGGCGCAGCCAAGCGCGGTGACAACCCGTTCCTCGACGTGATCCCAATCCGCTTCGGCATCGATAACCAGGGCGCGCACTATCACGTGCCGCTGCTGCTTTCGCCCTATGGCTACTCCACCTATCGCGGGAGCTGAGCAATGACGATCCAAATCCGCAACACCATCCGCTTCATCCTGAACCACCGCCTCGTCGAACTTGCCGATGTTTCGCCGGTTCAGACTCTGCTCGATTTTCTGCGGATCGACCGCAATCTGAAGGGCACGAAAGAAGGCTGCGCCGAGGGCGACTGCGGTGCCTGCACCGTGCTTATCGGCCGCCTGCTCGACGGCAAGCTCAAGTATGAATCCGTCAATGCCTGC
It contains:
- a CDS encoding ureidoglycolate lyase translates to MKEIVIQPLTREAFAPFGDVIETENANNFPINGGNATRYHDLAKIDTTGEKARPMISLVRGVPYPLPLKLTMVERHPLGSQAFIPLSDNPFLIVVSRETDEGPSEPIAFKTTPGQGVNIARNVWHGILTPLDDVSDFAVVDRGGEGVNLEEHFFKEPFLIV
- the uraH gene encoding hydroxyisourate hydrolase; this translates as MQSQGGNAGRLTTHVLDTASGKPAEGLRIELYRVDGDRQTHIKSVKTNDDGRCDEPLLSGERMQTGTYELQFHAGDYLGGAAKRGDNPFLDVIPIRFGIDNQGAHYHVPLLLSPYGYSTYRGS
- a CDS encoding cytochrome P450; the encoded protein is MTEAAPNGDAANFTFAPLSPDFARDPYPTYRALREKEGLHYFADFDIWLASRFEDVSAIVMDKRMVRSLEDLATKEELSKLQRAANWHDMPHHERFVQFSLLDSDGAVHDRLRKQVFKLFTPAMIAKLRDQIQAYVDRLIDSLADRGEIDFVDDLAAHVPGHIIGRLLGVPDEDCPQLRIWSENIVQFFDVDRSDGRKELAERNTTEFYEYLTALKAERERAPKDDLISVLIEAERSGAMNFDEFISTCMLILMAGHGSTIDVLGSGMHALLRFPEQMARLRSEPGLIQTGVQEMFRYESPLPFFHRHCVEDIEIFGRRFERGTKFGLLYGAANRDPKQFENADTFDIGRTPNRHLAFGGGVHFCLGNHLARLDMDIIFSTLLRRFPTIEPVDREPEYKRGLSVRGPKRLKIAIRPA
- the alc gene encoding allantoicase, yielding MTIDGVNPPEFALNAINLASAGLGARPVFATDEFFAPLERMLQDAPPVYHPGVYDENGKWMDGWETRRRRGPGNDHAIVALATNGLIRGFEVDTAHFTGNYPSACAIDACLAPDGPDDRTVWTELVCPRPLGPSALHHFEARSDSVWSHVRLRIYPDGGVARLRVYGAPALDRAAIGDAVVDLASSLLGGRIIAYSNGHYGHQRLLAPGRGINMGDGWETRRRREPGNDWIVVKLAARGEIDRIVVDTAHFKGNYPDACSLQAADLGANACEVAASVTASSMFWREVLPPQKLAADSIHTYEASALAIAGPVTHVRFNIFPDGGVSRLRVFGRIAKAGI
- the puuE gene encoding allantoinase PuuE; translated protein: MRYPRDLHGHGPNFKITWPDGARIAVQFVINYEEGGENCVLHGDAASEAFLSEIVGAQAWQGQRHWNMESIYEYGARAGFWRLHRMFTERGVPATVYGVATALKRSPEQVAAMQDAGWEIASHGLKWIEHKDFSPERERQEIAEAIRLHTIVTGERPRGWYTGRCSDNTLDLVTEAGGFDYVSDAYADDLPYWHEHAGRHQLVIPYTLDSNDMRFATPQGFNSGDQFFTYLKDSFDVLYAEGTAGAPKMLSIGLHCRLVGRPGRAAALARFLDYVQGHEKVWLAKRVDIARHWAENYPYKAWDDRPSRLGEEAFVARFGGVFEHSKWIAKRAFQRELSPANDTAIGLAAALSAVFREASAEERLAVLIAHPDLAGKLAQAKRLTESSTNEQAGAGLDALTDAERERFTTLNAAYVEKFKFPFIMAVKGRSKDEILAAFESRIGNDRDTEFETACRQVERIAYLRLKDMLPS
- a CDS encoding helix-turn-helix transcriptional regulator yields the protein MLTESEEIHFHTPAKFAGAFPYLALVAGSRTARPDEAPIRKRFHQHVFVYTTGGRGLIEVHGQRFPTETGSVAWLDTSQAYAHSCAADSESWRYLWMGIEGHGLDALYQFLGVQQSPLFVPRDPRRAQAAFESVSGFLAERSPATDALSSAAIAGLMADMIAPRLIGAEPAEDRSGEDRLIQVLSVMRGDLARPWTIDDLAALARLSPSQLFRRFRDMVGTTPMDWLRHERINQAKRLLVGPDAKVSAVAAVCGYPDPYHFSRDFRRVTGYTPTKFRRDGGY